From one Mycolicibacterium sp. HK-90 genomic stretch:
- a CDS encoding type IV toxin-antitoxin system AbiEi family antitoxin domain-containing protein, with the protein MDVEDVLRRQSGVISRRQALDAGLQQHDIRRFLRRNEWARVHDGVYVDHTGPLTWLQRAWAAVLYAAPAALCLESAVTDEGAVIHVAVSRDRGVLVEPHGVRIHHLAHLQEWVLWHVGPPRLRFEEAALDVACQARSEFDAIAVLANACQSRRTTARRLLRALDARRRVRRRRWLRAVMVDIAEGTCSVLEHGYLNRVERAHGLPRAARQRRSTSSVGVSYRDAEYGERLVVELDGLLFHNTASARNKDVERDLDAAVDGRSTVRLSYRQVFDRPCRTAAKIAQVMRRHGIRVSGHACGPDCEFTRGELAA; encoded by the coding sequence GTGGACGTCGAGGACGTACTTCGCCGGCAGTCGGGAGTGATTTCGCGTCGGCAAGCCCTGGATGCCGGGCTGCAGCAGCATGACATTCGACGGTTTCTCCGGCGCAATGAGTGGGCGCGGGTCCACGACGGCGTGTACGTAGATCACACCGGACCGTTGACCTGGCTGCAACGGGCTTGGGCCGCAGTGCTTTACGCGGCTCCGGCGGCGTTGTGCCTGGAATCGGCGGTGACCGACGAGGGCGCGGTGATCCACGTCGCAGTCTCCCGCGACCGGGGCGTGCTGGTCGAACCCCACGGAGTACGCATCCACCATCTGGCCCACCTGCAGGAGTGGGTGCTCTGGCACGTCGGTCCGCCACGGTTGCGTTTCGAAGAAGCCGCCCTCGACGTGGCGTGCCAGGCCAGATCCGAGTTCGATGCGATCGCGGTGCTGGCCAACGCTTGCCAATCGCGGCGCACTACCGCGCGACGTCTACTGCGAGCACTCGACGCTCGTCGGCGGGTTCGCCGACGACGCTGGCTGCGGGCAGTGATGGTCGACATTGCCGAGGGCACCTGCTCCGTTCTGGAGCACGGATACCTCAATCGCGTGGAACGGGCGCACGGGTTACCCCGGGCGGCTCGTCAGAGGCGTTCGACCTCATCCGTGGGTGTGAGCTACCGCGATGCTGAGTACGGTGAACGGCTCGTGGTCGAACTCGATGGCCTCCTGTTCCACAACACGGCATCGGCACGAAACAAGGATGTCGAGCGTGATCTCGATGCCGCGGTCGACGGCCGCTCAACCGTCCGACTGTCCTACCGTCAGGTGTTCGACCGACCGTGCCGGACCGCCGCGAAGATCGCCCAGGTGATGCGGCGACACGGGATCAGGGTGAGCGGCCACGCCTGCGGTCCGGACTGCGAGTTCACCCGCGGTGAGCTGGCGGCCTGA
- the sepH gene encoding septation protein SepH has product MRELRVVGLNVDGRRIICESDDSAKDMFSLRVDDRLRAAIRGDQVASSQSEIDAEVQNVLRPKEIQARIRAGASVEQLAAAAGVPVERVERFAHPVLLERARAAELATAAHPVLTDGPAVLTLLETVTTALVARGLDPDSIGWDAWRNEDSRWTVQLAWKAGRSDNVAHFRFTPGAHGGTVTASDDAARQLINPDFGRPLRPVAAVPHLFDHHETHEVETPAAVPDQFSAPAEPVPAPAPPAPKRSRKARPAVPAWEDVLLGVRSSGTQP; this is encoded by the coding sequence ATGCGAGAACTCAGAGTCGTTGGTTTGAACGTTGACGGCAGGCGCATCATCTGTGAATCCGACGACTCCGCCAAGGACATGTTCAGCTTGCGTGTCGATGACCGGCTGCGTGCCGCGATACGTGGCGATCAGGTCGCCTCGAGTCAGTCCGAGATCGATGCAGAGGTGCAGAACGTGCTGCGACCCAAGGAGATTCAGGCAAGGATCCGCGCCGGGGCATCGGTCGAGCAGTTGGCCGCCGCAGCGGGTGTGCCCGTCGAGCGGGTCGAGCGGTTCGCCCATCCGGTGTTGCTGGAACGCGCCCGCGCGGCCGAGCTCGCCACCGCGGCGCACCCGGTCCTGACCGACGGCCCCGCGGTGCTGACCCTGCTGGAGACCGTCACCACGGCTCTGGTGGCACGCGGCCTGGATCCCGATTCCATCGGTTGGGACGCCTGGCGCAACGAGGACAGCCGCTGGACCGTCCAGCTGGCCTGGAAGGCCGGCCGCTCGGACAACGTCGCACATTTCCGGTTCACCCCGGGCGCTCACGGCGGAACCGTCACTGCGTCGGACGATGCCGCCCGCCAGCTCATCAACCCCGATTTCGGTCGGCCACTGCGTCCGGTCGCCGCGGTGCCGCACCTGTTCGACCATCACGAAACTCACGAGGTCGAGACACCGGCCGCGGTGCCCGATCAGTTCAGCGCTCCGGCCGAACCCGTACCGGCGCCTGCTCCCCCGGCCCCCAAGCGCAGCCGCAAGGCCCGTCCCGCGGTCCCGGCCTGGGAAGACGTGCTGCTGGGCGTGCGCTCCTCGGGCACCCAGCCCTGA
- the serC gene encoding phosphoserine transaminase yields the protein MAELTIPADLKPKDGRFGCGPSKVRPEQLTALAAAGDLFGTSHRQAPIKNLVGRVRDGLRTLFSVPDGYEVILGNGGSTAFWDAAAFGLIDKRSLHLTYGEFSSKFASCVAKNPFIGDPIIIKTDPGTAPQPQSDPSVDVVAWAHNETSTGVSVPVQRPDGDALVLIDATSAAGGLPVDIADTDAYYFAPQKNFAGDGGLWLAIVSPAALARIEAIAATGRWVPDFLSLPIAVENSLKNQTYNTPAIATLILLAEQLDWLNGNGGLDWAVKRTADSSQRLYSWAESTSFATPFVTDPALRSQVVGTIDFSDAVDAAAVAKVLRANGIVDTEPYRKLGRNQLRIGMFPAVEPDDVSALTSCVDWVVENL from the coding sequence ATGGCTGAACTGACGATCCCCGCCGACCTCAAGCCGAAAGACGGACGCTTCGGTTGCGGCCCCTCCAAGGTCCGCCCCGAGCAGCTGACCGCGCTGGCCGCTGCCGGGGATCTGTTCGGCACCTCCCATCGCCAGGCGCCGATCAAGAATCTGGTCGGCCGCGTCCGCGATGGACTGCGCACCCTGTTCTCGGTCCCGGACGGCTACGAGGTGATCCTCGGCAACGGTGGCTCGACCGCATTCTGGGACGCCGCGGCCTTCGGCCTGATCGACAAGCGCTCGCTGCACCTGACCTATGGCGAGTTCAGCTCCAAGTTCGCCTCGTGCGTGGCCAAGAACCCGTTCATCGGCGATCCGATCATCATCAAGACCGACCCGGGCACCGCGCCGCAGCCGCAGTCCGACCCGTCGGTGGACGTCGTCGCCTGGGCCCACAACGAGACCTCGACGGGTGTCTCGGTGCCCGTCCAGCGTCCGGACGGCGACGCACTGGTGCTGATCGACGCCACCTCGGCCGCCGGCGGCCTGCCCGTCGACATCGCCGACACCGACGCGTATTACTTTGCGCCGCAGAAGAATTTCGCCGGCGACGGCGGTCTGTGGCTGGCCATCGTCAGCCCGGCGGCGCTGGCCCGCATCGAGGCGATCGCCGCGACGGGCCGCTGGGTGCCCGACTTCCTGTCGCTGCCGATCGCGGTGGAGAACAGCCTCAAGAACCAGACGTACAACACCCCGGCCATCGCGACGCTCATCCTGCTGGCCGAGCAACTCGACTGGCTCAACGGCAACGGCGGGCTGGACTGGGCCGTCAAGCGCACCGCCGACTCCTCACAGCGCCTGTACTCGTGGGCCGAGAGCACGTCGTTCGCCACCCCGTTCGTCACCGATCCGGCCCTGCGCTCGCAGGTGGTCGGCACGATCGACTTCAGCGATGCGGTGGATGCCGCCGCGGTGGCCAAGGTGCTGCGCGCCAACGGCATCGTGGACACCGAGCCGTACCGCAAGCTCGGCCGTAACCAGCTGCGAATCGGCATGTTCCCCGCCGTGGAGCCCGACGACGTGAGCGCCCTGACCAGCTGTGTCGACTGGGTCGTCGAGAACCTCTGA